The Porites lutea chromosome 4, jaPorLute2.1, whole genome shotgun sequence genome contains a region encoding:
- the LOC140935258 gene encoding substance-P receptor-like — protein MNNVTSSPLHPTETKVGFTFAYVTIFVISLFGNSVGLQVVVSAKTPSKRITYLLIKNLAVADLILTLTVMPNSVWFMYFDHNRWFGGTIGTITCKLFVYAMTVSIAASVITFTIISIDRFFVIYYPLKLTLFHKHKTITMIIWSVSLLAITPYLLLFKVKKLGDYYVCLPVWPWSKNIIETYLVMRAFHIFGFIFLYALPLLITAVVNCLLARRVWFHKSSGNASNNRALTAARRKVIRMLAIIVVGFALCWLPCYINHYFMFFQPAVYKKIPIAVWTFNFWLSYANSAINPLFYIVLNRRFRKAFLDALTVLFAFPCRVVGHCMSYFT, from the coding sequence ATGAATAACGTCACATCATCCCCTTTGCACCCAACGGAAACCAAAGTTGGATTCACCTTTGCGTACGTCACGATCTTTGTAATATCGCTATTCGGCAATTCTGTGGGACTTCAGGTTGTGGTGAGTGCCAAAACACCTTCGAAACGAATCACGTATCTGCTGATCAAGAACTTGGCAGTTGCTGACTTAATTCTAACCCTGACAGTGATGCCCAACTCTGTGTGGTTCATGTACTTCGATCATAACCGCTGGTTCGGTGGAACAATAGGAACTATCACGTGTAAACTGTTTGTCTATGCCATGACTGTCTCAATCGCTGCTTCTGTGATAACATTCACTATTATCTCCATCGATCGCTTCTTTGTTATCTATTACCCTCTAAAACTAACCCTCTTCCATAAACATAAGACGATCACAATGATAATATGGTCCGTCTCATTACTCGCTATTACGCCATACTTATTGTTGTTCAAAGTTAAGAAGTTGGGAGACTATTATGTTTGCCTCCCCGTATGGCCATGGTCCAAGAACATCATAGAGACATATCTTGTCATGAGAGCTTTTCACATTTTCGGCTTCATTTTCCTTTATGCACTTCCATTGTTAATAACAGCTGTAGTCAACTGCCTCCTTGCTCGTAGAGTCTGGTTTCACAAGTCTTCAGGGAATGCTTCCAATAACAGAGCCTTAACAGCTGCGAGGCGAAAAGTCATCAGAATGTTAGCCATCATCGTCGTCGGATTCGCCTTATGCTGGCTACCTTGTTACATAAATCACTACTTCATGTTTTTCCAGCCAgctgtttataaaaaaattcccatCGCGGTTTGGACTTTCAATTTTTGGCTGTCGTACGCAAATAGTGCAATAAATCCTCTCTTTTACATCGTTTTAAACAGGCGTTTTCGCAAAGCATTTCTGGATGCTTTGACTGTGCTATTTGCATTTCCTTGTCGAGTAGTAGGTCACTGCATGTCCTATTTTACATAG